The following coding sequences are from one Achromobacter sp. B7 window:
- a CDS encoding chemotaxis response regulator protein-glutamate methylesterase, giving the protein MRIGIVNDMQMAVETLRRAIALEPGLEVAWVASNGEEAVAQCARDRPDVVLMDLIMPVMDGVEATRRIMAETPCAIVVVTVDVARHTARVFDAMGHGALDAVDTPVVSGGDMRAAAAPLLRKIRNIGWLIGRYGNRPTLTPVPKWAARADAQRLLVIGASAGGPATLAQLLGDLPLDFPAGIVLVQHVDASFAAGMADWLNDQVQLPVRLVREGERPMPGQILLAGTDDHLHLLPDGTLRYTQDPKESLYRPSIDVFFHSVAQHWRGTAVGVLLTGMGQDGARGLKAMRERGCLTIAQDQATSAVYGMPKAAAAMQAAVEIKPLDQIAPRLIQALA; this is encoded by the coding sequence GTGAGAATCGGCATCGTCAACGATATGCAGATGGCGGTTGAAACCCTGCGCCGCGCCATCGCGCTGGAACCGGGGCTGGAAGTGGCGTGGGTGGCGTCAAACGGCGAAGAAGCCGTGGCGCAATGCGCGCGCGACCGGCCCGACGTGGTCTTGATGGACCTCATCATGCCCGTCATGGACGGGGTAGAGGCCACGCGCCGCATCATGGCGGAAACGCCGTGCGCCATCGTGGTGGTGACGGTGGACGTCGCCCGCCATACGGCGCGGGTGTTCGACGCCATGGGCCACGGCGCGCTGGACGCGGTGGACACGCCGGTGGTCAGCGGCGGCGACATGCGTGCCGCCGCCGCGCCCTTGCTGCGCAAGATTCGCAACATCGGCTGGCTGATCGGGCGCTATGGCAACCGGCCCACGCTGACGCCCGTGCCCAAATGGGCGGCGCGTGCCGACGCGCAACGCCTGCTGGTGATCGGCGCCTCGGCGGGCGGCCCGGCCACATTGGCCCAGCTGCTAGGCGACCTGCCGCTGGATTTTCCCGCCGGCATCGTGCTGGTGCAGCACGTGGATGCCTCGTTCGCGGCAGGCATGGCGGACTGGCTGAACGACCAGGTGCAGCTGCCCGTCAGGCTGGTGCGCGAGGGCGAACGGCCGATGCCCGGCCAGATCTTGCTGGCGGGCACGGACGACCATCTGCATCTGCTGCCCGACGGCACGCTGCGCTACACGCAAGACCCAAAAGAAAGCCTGTATCGGCCTTCCATTGACGTGTTCTTTCACAGCGTGGCGCAGCATTGGCGCGGCACGGCGGTTGGCGTGCTGCTGACCGGCATGGGCCAGGACGGCGCGCGTGGCTTGAAGGCCATGCGCGAGCGGGGCTGCCTGACCATCGCGCAAGACCAAGCCACCAGTGCCGTCTACGGCATGCCCAAGGCGGCCGCCGCCATGCAGGCCGCGGTGGAAATCAAACCATTGGACCAGATCGCGCCGCGCTTGATTCAGGCCTTGGCCTGA
- a CDS encoding diguanylate cyclase, giving the protein MHPPFDSAASADLNAHAAMVLLVDDQVMVGEAIRRALATEGNIDFHYCSDPYKALTVAIQTRPTVILQDLVLPGVDGLSLVKEYRSHPVTRDIPIIVLSTKEDAAIKSAAFSAGANDYLVKLPDAIELVARIRYHSRSYLALVQRDEAYQALRQSQQQLLESNMELRRLTNSDGLTGLGNRRYFDEYLNAEWQRARRDQREISMLMIDVDHFKAYNDTYGHIAGDEALKRVANTIFASCDRSTDLAARFGGEEFALVLPGSPAGSARLAAEKLRRAVEAMQIPQKDTGSGPWLTVSIGTATATPVADQPCTDLIQVADRGLYQAKRDGRNRVVPGQMQAPA; this is encoded by the coding sequence ATGCACCCACCTTTCGACAGCGCAGCCTCGGCCGACCTGAACGCGCACGCAGCCATGGTGCTGCTGGTTGACGATCAGGTGATGGTCGGCGAAGCGATCCGGAGGGCGCTGGCCACGGAAGGGAACATCGATTTCCACTATTGCTCGGACCCGTACAAAGCGCTGACGGTGGCGATCCAGACGCGGCCCACCGTGATCCTGCAAGACCTGGTGCTGCCGGGCGTGGACGGGCTGAGCCTGGTCAAGGAATACCGCAGCCATCCGGTGACGCGCGACATTCCCATCATCGTGCTGTCCACCAAGGAAGACGCAGCCATCAAAAGCGCGGCGTTTTCCGCCGGCGCCAATGACTATCTGGTCAAGCTGCCGGACGCCATCGAACTGGTTGCGCGCATCCGCTATCACTCGCGTTCGTACCTGGCGCTGGTGCAGCGCGACGAGGCCTACCAGGCGCTGCGCCAAAGCCAGCAGCAGCTGCTGGAAAGCAATATGGAGTTGCGCCGCCTGACCAATTCGGACGGGCTGACGGGCCTGGGCAACCGCCGGTATTTCGACGAATACCTGAATGCCGAATGGCAACGCGCGCGTCGCGACCAACGCGAAATCAGCATGTTGATGATCGATGTGGACCACTTCAAGGCCTACAACGACACCTATGGCCACATCGCGGGCGACGAGGCGCTCAAGCGCGTGGCCAACACCATCTTCGCCAGCTGCGACCGGTCCACCGACCTGGCCGCCCGTTTTGGCGGCGAAGAATTTGCGCTGGTGCTGCCAGGCTCGCCGGCGGGCAGCGCCAGGCTGGCGGCCGAGAAACTGCGGCGCGCCGTCGAGGCCATGCAGATTCCGCAAAAGGACACGGGTTCGGGCCCTTGGCTGACCGTCAGTATCGGGACGGCCACGGCCACTCCGGTGGCCGACCAACCCTGCACCGACCTGATCCAGGTGGCCGATCGCGGCCTTTACCAAGCCAAGCGCGACGGCCGCAACCGCGTCGTTCCCGGGCAGATGCAAGCGCCTGCCTAG
- a CDS encoding cystathionine gamma-synthase family protein gives MTYSTYHKKDIFGRPLHAETQMMSYGYDPFLSEGAVKPPVFLTSTFAFRSAEDGAAFFDLVSGRKPLPQGESAGLVYSRFNHPNLEIVEDRLALLDGSEAAAVTASGMAAISAVLMAFLRPGDQLVQSLPLYGGTETLIAKIFPEWGIGSHPIQDGLSPKHMRAALEAAAAKGPVRVFYVETPANPTNALIDFEGMKNELDAFETRHGYRPVSVCDNTLLGPIFQKPAEHGVDLCVYSLTKYVGGHSDLVAGAVTGSKDLIKKVRAIRSAFGSQLDPHSCWMITRSMETVVLRMKQAARTATKVAQWLAGNPYEKVTLFHPEMIADRAYQEVYKRQCTGPGSTFAFVLDGGRERAFRFINALHLFKSAVSLGGTESLVCHPASTTHSGVPAAEREAAGVSEGLIRISIGLEHEEDLIADMDNAFRTR, from the coding sequence ATGACGTATTCGACCTATCACAAGAAAGATATCTTTGGCCGTCCGCTGCATGCGGAAACGCAGATGATGTCGTACGGCTACGACCCCTTCCTGTCCGAAGGGGCGGTCAAGCCGCCGGTATTCCTGACGTCCACCTTTGCCTTCCGGTCCGCCGAGGACGGCGCGGCGTTTTTCGACCTGGTGTCGGGCCGCAAACCCTTGCCCCAGGGCGAATCCGCCGGGCTGGTCTATAGCCGCTTCAACCATCCCAACCTGGAAATCGTGGAAGACCGGCTGGCCCTGCTGGACGGGTCCGAGGCGGCGGCCGTGACGGCCAGTGGCATGGCCGCAATCAGCGCCGTGCTGATGGCCTTTTTGCGCCCGGGCGACCAATTGGTGCAATCGCTGCCGCTATACGGCGGCACGGAAACCCTGATTGCCAAGATTTTCCCGGAATGGGGTATTGGCTCGCACCCCATTCAGGACGGGCTGTCGCCCAAGCACATGCGCGCGGCGCTGGAAGCGGCGGCGGCCAAGGGGCCGGTGCGCGTCTTCTACGTGGAAACGCCCGCCAACCCCACCAACGCGCTGATCGATTTCGAAGGCATGAAGAACGAGCTGGACGCCTTCGAAACGCGGCACGGCTATCGCCCGGTCTCGGTGTGCGACAACACGCTGCTGGGGCCCATCTTCCAAAAGCCGGCCGAGCATGGCGTGGACCTGTGCGTGTATTCGCTGACGAAATACGTGGGCGGTCACAGCGACCTGGTGGCGGGCGCGGTGACGGGCAGCAAGGACCTGATCAAGAAGGTGCGCGCGATACGCAGCGCGTTCGGTTCGCAGCTGGACCCGCATTCGTGCTGGATGATTACGCGGTCGATGGAAACCGTGGTGCTGCGCATGAAGCAGGCCGCGCGCACGGCGACCAAGGTGGCGCAATGGCTGGCCGGCAACCCCTACGAAAAGGTCACGCTTTTTCATCCCGAGATGATTGCGGATCGCGCCTATCAGGAAGTCTACAAGCGGCAGTGCACGGGGCCTGGCTCGACGTTTGCGTTCGTGCTGGACGGTGGCCGCGAACGCGCCTTCCGCTTCATCAACGCGCTGCATCTGTTCAAGTCGGCCGTGAGCCTGGGCGGCACGGAATCGCTGGTGTGCCATCCCGCGTCCACCACCCATTCCGGCGTGCCGGCCGCCGAACGCGAGGCGGCGGGCGTGTCGGAAGGGCTGATCCGCATTTCGATCGGGCTGGAGCACGAAGAAGACCTGATCGCGGACATGGACAACGCGTTTCGCACGCGCTGA
- a CDS encoding MFS transporter produces the protein MQRTHSNAVATADPRRWLVLGIVSIALLLIVVDMTVLYTALPRLTHELGVTASEKLWIVNVYGLVVSGLLLGMGTLGDRLGHKRLFMMGLVVFGVASLAAAYSPAAAPLIAARVLLAVGAAMMMPATLSIIRLTFAQERERAMAIGIWASVASGGAALGPVVGGVLLEHFWWGSVFLINVPIVLLALPLAWRLIPASRPATARPWDLTGSLQVMAGLILCAYALKELGRASTSWLHAGLACAAGVAMLTVFVRRQRRRPYPLIDFAIFRNATFSSGVAAALFAGAALLGLELVFSQRLQLVLGMSPIQAALFILPLPLAAFVAGPVAGWLLAYVRGPRLMFLSLAVSAAGMGAYLLCYDGAVLPQMVSLSVLGLGIGATMTAASSSIMQSATPERAGMAASIEEVSYELGGALGVTLMGSILSGVYANTLDVPPALAAAPALRDSLDEALIVAEGLPTDLAATLTELARTAFDTGYAAVIATATVMLVATAAFVLLNRSRRQAVAA, from the coding sequence ATGCAGCGGACTCATTCGAACGCTGTCGCCACGGCCGATCCGCGCCGTTGGCTGGTGCTGGGCATTGTGTCCATCGCCTTGTTATTGATCGTGGTGGACATGACGGTGCTGTACACCGCCCTGCCCCGGCTGACGCACGAGCTGGGCGTCACAGCGTCGGAAAAATTGTGGATCGTGAACGTGTATGGCCTGGTGGTGTCGGGCCTGCTGCTGGGCATGGGCACGCTGGGCGACCGGCTGGGCCACAAGCGTCTGTTCATGATGGGGCTGGTGGTGTTTGGCGTGGCTTCGCTGGCAGCGGCGTATTCGCCGGCCGCCGCCCCGCTGATCGCGGCGCGCGTGCTGCTGGCCGTGGGCGCCGCCATGATGATGCCCGCCACGCTGTCCATCATCCGGCTGACTTTCGCGCAAGAGCGCGAGCGCGCCATGGCGATCGGCATCTGGGCCTCGGTGGCCTCGGGCGGCGCGGCGCTGGGGCCGGTGGTGGGCGGGGTGCTGCTGGAGCATTTCTGGTGGGGGTCGGTGTTCCTGATCAACGTGCCGATTGTGCTGCTGGCGCTGCCGCTGGCCTGGCGGCTCATTCCGGCCAGCCGCCCCGCCACCGCGCGGCCGTGGGACCTGACCGGGTCGCTGCAAGTCATGGCCGGCTTGATCCTGTGCGCCTATGCGCTAAAGGAACTGGGCCGCGCGTCCACGTCGTGGCTGCATGCGGGCCTGGCCTGCGCCGCCGGGGTCGCGATGCTGACGGTGTTCGTGCGCCGCCAGCGCCGCCGGCCTTATCCGCTGATCGACTTTGCCATCTTCCGCAACGCCACCTTCAGCTCGGGCGTCGCCGCCGCGCTGTTCGCCGGCGCCGCGCTGCTGGGCCTGGAACTGGTCTTCAGCCAGCGCTTGCAGCTGGTGCTGGGCATGTCGCCCATCCAGGCCGCGCTGTTCATCCTGCCGCTGCCGCTGGCCGCTTTCGTGGCCGGCCCCGTGGCGGGATGGCTGCTGGCCTACGTGCGCGGACCTCGGCTGATGTTCCTGTCGCTGGCCGTCTCGGCGGCGGGCATGGGCGCGTACCTGCTGTGCTATGACGGCGCCGTGCTGCCGCAGATGGTCAGCCTGAGCGTGCTGGGGCTGGGTATCGGTGCAACGATGACGGCGGCGTCCAGCTCCATCATGCAAAGCGCCACGCCGGAACGCGCGGGCATGGCGGCATCGATTGAGGAAGTGTCGTACGAGCTGGGTGGTGCGCTGGGCGTGACGCTGATGGGGTCCATCCTGTCGGGCGTGTACGCCAACACGCTGGACGTGCCGCCGGCGTTGGCAGCAGCCCCCGCACTGCGCGACAGCCTGGACGAAGCGTTGATCGTGGCCGAAGGCCTGCCCACCGACCTGGCAGCCACGCTGACCGAGTTGGCCCGGACGGCGTTCGACACGGGCTACGCCGCGGTCATCGCCACCGCCACGGTCATGCTGGTGGCCACCGCCGCGTTCGTGCTGCTGAACCGGTCGCGGCGGCAGGCGGTGGCTGCGTAA
- a CDS encoding LysR family transcriptional regulator, giving the protein MQWTLDQLRHFVAAADAGSFSAAARGLGRAQSAISTSVGLLEADLGVELFDRSRRNATLTPAGEVMLQEARELLRQAGGLDQRALSFAAGQDARLSIALDEALPYQVLGALVVEVADRFPALELTQLNGTATEVADYVQQGRASLAFHFDRGDPGSAFAHRYLGNVAQAVFVASGHPLTELAEVTRSDLARYRQLVMQMEGVEEVVLSPTVWRTDSFYSIAGMVADELGWAILPLNIAEYESFRRTLARVPCAGLSLPMLSVRALWLQGATLSATEVWLQERMGQLLG; this is encoded by the coding sequence ATGCAATGGACCCTGGACCAACTTCGGCATTTCGTCGCGGCGGCCGACGCCGGCTCTTTCTCGGCGGCGGCGCGCGGGCTGGGGCGGGCACAGTCCGCCATCAGCACCTCGGTGGGCCTGCTGGAGGCGGATCTGGGTGTGGAACTGTTCGACCGGTCGCGCCGCAACGCCACCCTGACGCCCGCCGGCGAAGTCATGCTGCAAGAAGCGCGCGAACTGCTGCGGCAGGCGGGCGGGCTGGACCAGCGGGCGCTGTCGTTTGCCGCCGGGCAGGATGCCCGCCTGTCGATCGCGCTGGACGAAGCGCTGCCGTATCAGGTGCTGGGCGCGCTGGTGGTCGAAGTGGCCGACCGCTTTCCCGCCCTGGAATTAACGCAGCTGAACGGCACCGCCACCGAGGTGGCCGACTACGTGCAGCAAGGCCGCGCCAGCCTCGCGTTCCACTTTGACCGGGGCGACCCGGGCAGCGCGTTCGCGCACCGTTACCTGGGCAATGTGGCGCAGGCGGTGTTCGTGGCGTCGGGGCATCCGCTGACCGAACTGGCAGAGGTCACGCGCAGCGATCTGGCCCGCTATCGGCAACTGGTGATGCAGATGGAAGGCGTGGAAGAGGTGGTGCTGAGCCCGACGGTGTGGCGCACGGACAGCTTCTACAGCATCGCCGGCATGGTGGCGGACGAGCTGGGCTGGGCGATCCTGCCGCTGAACATCGCGGAATACGAAAGCTTTCGCCGCACGCTGGCGCGCGTGCCGTGCGCGGGCCTGTCCTTGCCGATGCTGTCGGTGCGCGCGCTGTGGCTCCAAGGGGCAACGTTAAGCGCGACCGAGGTTTGGTTGCAGGAACGGATGGGGCAATTGCTGGGGTGA
- a CDS encoding tripartite tricarboxylate transporter substrate binding protein has protein sequence MRHPTLVRRLCALSSCFLMLGFAAARADDSYPNRPITVVVPFAAGGGADVVARLIAAKLPAHLGGQTVIVDNKPGASGNIGANQVARGTPDGYTFLLTNSTLTINAALTMRGTPDVKKNLAPISLLVSAPVALGVNPAIAANNVPELVSYIRQNSTKLSYSSCGNGTPQHFAGESFKRMAQLDLVHVPYKGCAPAINDGLGNQVPILMSTIPNLAPHAQAGKLRLIAVASKNRASFLPDVPAIAETAPFGELDISVWFGLFAPQGLPAAVKEKFQDAVVATMADPAVRKEFHERYYETSETGGAAMARQLDSDIELYGAVARKANISLDQ, from the coding sequence GTGCGACATCCAACGCTCGTCAGGCGCTTGTGCGCGCTCAGTTCCTGTTTTTTGATGCTAGGTTTTGCGGCGGCCAGGGCGGATGACTCCTATCCCAACCGGCCGATCACGGTAGTGGTGCCATTCGCGGCGGGTGGAGGCGCCGATGTCGTGGCGCGGTTAATCGCCGCCAAGCTGCCAGCCCATCTGGGAGGGCAGACGGTGATCGTGGACAACAAGCCGGGCGCATCGGGCAACATCGGTGCCAACCAGGTCGCGCGAGGCACGCCCGACGGCTATACCTTCTTGCTGACGAACAGCACGCTTACCATCAACGCGGCCCTGACGATGCGCGGCACGCCGGATGTAAAAAAGAACCTTGCACCGATTTCCTTGCTGGTTTCGGCACCGGTCGCCTTGGGCGTGAACCCGGCAATCGCCGCGAACAACGTACCGGAACTGGTCAGCTATATCCGGCAGAACAGTACCAAGCTGAGCTACTCGTCATGTGGCAACGGCACGCCTCAGCATTTCGCTGGAGAGTCGTTCAAGCGGATGGCGCAGCTGGATTTGGTACACGTGCCCTACAAGGGTTGCGCCCCGGCGATCAACGATGGCCTGGGCAACCAGGTGCCTATCCTGATGAGCACCATCCCGAACCTGGCGCCGCACGCCCAAGCGGGCAAGTTAAGGCTGATCGCCGTGGCCTCTAAAAACCGGGCCTCGTTCCTTCCCGACGTGCCCGCCATCGCCGAGACCGCGCCTTTCGGCGAACTGGACATCTCCGTGTGGTTCGGCTTGTTCGCCCCGCAGGGTCTGCCTGCGGCCGTGAAGGAAAAATTCCAGGATGCCGTCGTCGCCACCATGGCGGATCCGGCGGTGCGCAAGGAGTTCCACGAGCGCTACTACGAAACCTCGGAAACGGGGGGCGCGGCCATGGCGCGGCAGCTGGACTCGGATATCGAACTGTATGGAGCCGTGGCAAGGAAGGCCAACATTTCGCTCGACCAATAG
- a CDS encoding class II aldolase/adducin family protein — MNDKSPINALIEDLVVANRILARFGVLDGFGHVSVRHPDNPGHFLLSRSLAPELVTADDIMQFNEDSEPVGADTRKPYLERYIHGEIYRARPDVQAVVHSHSPSVIPFAGSNVRLRPIYHMAGFLGAGAPVFDIRCCFGDTDMLVRNRDHGRELASSLKQSHVALMRGHGFVTVGNGLPVAVYRAVYTEMNASLQQKAIGLNGEITFLSDAEASMADEMMAGVMGRPWELWKKKAFE, encoded by the coding sequence ATGAACGACAAATCGCCCATCAATGCCCTCATCGAAGACTTGGTCGTAGCCAACCGCATCCTGGCCCGTTTCGGCGTTCTGGATGGGTTCGGACATGTCAGCGTGCGTCATCCCGACAACCCGGGCCATTTCCTGTTGTCGCGCTCGCTTGCTCCCGAATTGGTGACGGCCGACGACATCATGCAGTTCAACGAGGACTCCGAGCCCGTTGGCGCTGACACGCGCAAGCCATACTTGGAACGGTATATACACGGCGAAATCTATCGCGCGCGGCCCGACGTGCAGGCGGTGGTGCACAGCCATTCCCCCTCCGTCATTCCCTTTGCGGGTTCCAACGTGCGGTTGCGGCCGATTTACCATATGGCCGGTTTCCTGGGCGCAGGCGCGCCGGTCTTCGACATCCGCTGTTGCTTCGGCGATACCGACATGCTGGTACGCAATCGCGACCACGGTCGAGAGCTTGCCAGTTCGCTGAAACAAAGCCACGTAGCGCTGATGCGAGGGCACGGCTTTGTCACCGTGGGCAACGGCCTGCCAGTGGCCGTCTATCGCGCCGTCTATACCGAAATGAACGCTTCGCTTCAGCAGAAGGCTATCGGGCTGAACGGTGAAATCACCTTTTTGTCGGACGCCGAAGCCTCAATGGCCGACGAGATGATGGCCGGCGTGATGGGCCGGCCATGGGAGCTGTGGAAGAAAAAGGCGTTCGAATGA